The following proteins come from a genomic window of Proteiniphilum propionicum:
- a CDS encoding sigma-70 family RNA polymerase sigma factor — protein MRQLKITKSITNRESASLDKYLQEIGREDLITVEEEVELAQAIKKGDRQALEKLTKANLRFVVSVAKQYQNQGLSLPDLINEGNLGLIKAAEKFDETRGFKFISYAVWWIRQSILQALAEQSRIVRLPLNQVGSLNKISKAFQKFEQENERRPSAEELAQELDLSVEKVTDSLKVSGRHISMDAPFVEGEDNSLLDVLVNDDAPIADRTLINESLQKEIDRALSTLTERESDIIKMFFGIGCQEMTLEEIGDKFQLTRERVRQIKEKAIRRLRQDSRSKLLKSYLG, from the coding sequence ATGAGACAATTAAAAATTACAAAATCGATCACCAATCGCGAAAGTGCTTCTCTGGACAAATATCTTCAGGAAATAGGCCGTGAAGATCTTATAACCGTAGAAGAAGAGGTGGAATTAGCCCAGGCTATCAAGAAAGGCGATCGTCAGGCTCTTGAAAAACTCACAAAAGCCAACCTCCGTTTCGTAGTATCAGTAGCCAAGCAATACCAAAACCAGGGACTAAGCTTACCAGACCTTATAAATGAAGGCAACCTTGGCTTGATAAAAGCTGCCGAAAAATTTGACGAGACCAGGGGATTTAAGTTCATCAGTTATGCTGTATGGTGGATTCGTCAATCCATCCTGCAGGCACTGGCCGAACAATCCAGAATAGTGAGGTTACCATTGAACCAGGTGGGCTCGCTTAACAAAATAAGCAAAGCTTTTCAAAAATTTGAACAGGAAAATGAGCGCAGGCCTTCAGCAGAAGAGCTTGCTCAGGAGTTGGACCTTTCGGTTGAGAAGGTCACAGATTCCCTGAAGGTTTCGGGTCGCCATATATCCATGGATGCACCTTTTGTTGAGGGTGAAGATAACAGCTTGCTTGATGTGTTGGTTAACGATGATGCACCCATCGCTGACCGGACCCTAATCAACGAATCACTGCAAAAGGAGATAGACAGGGCTCTTTCTACTCTTACTGAGAGAGAAAGCGATATCATTAAGATGTTTTTCGGCATAGGCTGCCAGGAGATGACACTTGAAGAGATCGGTGATAAATTCCAGTTGACTCGTGAGCGCGTTCGCCAGATAAAGGAAAAAGCAATACGAAGACTAAGGCAGGACTCCAGAAGTAAACTATTGAAAAGTTACCTGGGATAA
- a CDS encoding Do family serine endopeptidase: protein MNTSNTKNVIAIVLVAILSSVVTLLGYNIIGKNNSSRADASGNVTSKEIGTYSNSFNQDKNVVLTNLTTSEGYPDFTEAASRSVNGVVHVKTTTISQQQYINPFDYFFGFGDRIPQQREQVGFGSGVIISKDGYIITNNHVVENATEVSVSLNDNREFTAKVIGTDPQSDIALLKIEGEDFPYLTFGNSDALEVGEWVLAVGNPFNLTSTVTAGIVSAKNRSNVMGGGSLNIQSFIQIDAAVNPGNSGGALVNTRGELVGINTAIFSQTGNFAGYAFAVPISIAGKVAADLKEYGTVQRAVLGIQVPNIENIRRQDPDKARELSQIKGVLVEDFSDRSAARAAGIQKGDVLTAINNVPIRNFAELQSQLNRYRPGDKISVTVDRNGKSHSFNIELKNDEGSTEITRSSDSISTLGATFKPIPDERKKQLGISSGIEVVSVTNSGLFRKEGINKGFIIMRINNTPVNSESDIAKIIASTSNRQDKVLLVAGFYPNGRTQYIAIDLTGNK, encoded by the coding sequence ATGAATACAAGTAACACTAAAAACGTAATTGCAATCGTACTGGTTGCTATTTTGAGCTCAGTAGTTACTTTACTGGGTTACAATATTATCGGCAAAAACAACAGTAGTCGTGCCGATGCATCAGGAAATGTGACATCAAAAGAAATTGGAACCTATTCAAACTCATTTAACCAAGACAAAAATGTTGTACTCACCAATCTTACAACATCAGAAGGGTATCCCGATTTCACAGAAGCTGCTTCCAGGTCGGTAAACGGTGTAGTACACGTAAAAACTACGACAATAAGCCAGCAGCAGTATATCAATCCGTTCGACTATTTCTTCGGATTTGGCGACCGCATACCTCAGCAGCGTGAACAGGTCGGTTTCGGCTCCGGCGTTATAATTTCAAAGGATGGATATATAATAACAAATAATCATGTGGTGGAGAATGCCACTGAGGTATCTGTATCTTTAAACGACAATCGTGAATTTACAGCCAAAGTGATTGGCACAGATCCGCAGAGCGACATTGCTCTGCTTAAGATAGAAGGTGAAGATTTTCCATATCTTACATTCGGCAACTCCGACGCTCTTGAGGTAGGAGAATGGGTTCTGGCCGTGGGCAACCCGTTTAACTTGACTTCTACCGTTACTGCCGGTATAGTAAGTGCTAAAAACAGAAGCAACGTTATGGGAGGAGGCAGCCTTAACATTCAATCGTTCATTCAAATTGATGCAGCCGTCAATCCAGGGAACAGCGGGGGCGCCCTTGTAAACACCAGAGGTGAGCTGGTAGGCATAAATACTGCTATTTTTTCCCAAACAGGAAATTTTGCAGGTTACGCTTTTGCCGTTCCCATCTCAATAGCTGGAAAGGTTGCAGCCGATCTTAAAGAGTATGGCACTGTACAGCGTGCGGTTTTAGGCATACAGGTTCCGAATATAGAAAACATAAGACGTCAGGACCCAGATAAAGCACGTGAGCTGTCGCAGATAAAAGGTGTTCTTGTGGAAGATTTCAGTGACCGCAGTGCCGCGAGGGCTGCAGGCATACAGAAGGGAGACGTGCTTACCGCCATCAACAATGTGCCTATCCGCAATTTTGCAGAATTACAGAGCCAGTTGAACAGATACAGGCCCGGTGACAAGATCAGTGTGACAGTCGACCGCAATGGCAAAAGCCATAGTTTTAACATAGAACTTAAAAATGATGAAGGCAGCACAGAAATTACCCGCAGTTCCGATTCAATCAGCACATTGGGCGCTACTTTCAAACCGATCCCCGATGAAAGGAAAAAACAACTGGGCATATCAAGCGGTATAGAGGTTGTAAGTGTTACAAACAGCGGGCTTTTCAGAAAAGAGGGCATCAACAAAGGGTTCATCATTATGAGAATAAACAATACTCCGGTTAACAGTGAAAGCGATATAGCCAAAATTATTGCTTCCACGAGCAACCGTCAGGATAAAGTACTGCTTGTAGCAGGTTTTTATCCGAATGGAAGAACCCAATATATTGCCATTGATCTGACTGGTAATAAATGA
- a CDS encoding OmpA family protein, giving the protein MKKFSLLLFSALLAFSISAQEVQNVSHGTVYLKNKSSDNWYIGLGGGTNLYNTKAERDADSDFSDRLGWMGQIEFGRWNSPNWGARLVIDGGNIKHEADNAPFAKNNWLGGHVDLMYNVINAWGSYNPERVYSLVPYLGMGYMYGLDDDWKKPNPDGSTFKHQNQTFTFNAGLINNFQLSRNVALFLELGWRVVQDSFDGINSEDYEWDNMFTGTAGIKFGLGGKQNFTPAELMDYNLINDLNSQINRLRAENEELRLRPESCPECPEVQPTVISEGVYVPNVVFFRINSSKIDKGQQVSVYNTAEYLKANENAKVNIVAYADKQTGTPEYNFALSERRARAVADALTNEYGIDSDRISIDWKGDTQQPYAENDWNRVAIFFVE; this is encoded by the coding sequence ATGAAAAAGTTTAGTTTACTTTTATTTTCTGCTCTTCTTGCTTTCAGCATAAGTGCACAAGAAGTACAAAACGTTTCTCATGGTACTGTGTATCTGAAAAACAAATCTAGTGACAATTGGTATATTGGTCTTGGAGGCGGAACTAACCTCTATAATACGAAAGCAGAACGTGATGCGGATTCAGATTTCTCAGACCGTCTTGGATGGATGGGTCAAATCGAATTCGGACGCTGGAATTCTCCTAACTGGGGTGCTCGTCTTGTTATTGATGGAGGAAACATTAAACATGAAGCTGATAATGCTCCTTTTGCTAAAAACAACTGGCTTGGCGGACATGTGGATTTAATGTACAATGTTATTAACGCTTGGGGTTCATATAATCCAGAAAGAGTTTACAGCCTGGTTCCATACTTGGGAATGGGTTATATGTACGGATTAGATGATGATTGGAAAAAGCCGAATCCTGACGGAAGCACTTTCAAGCATCAAAACCAGACATTTACTTTTAATGCTGGGTTGATCAACAATTTCCAATTGTCAAGAAATGTAGCTCTTTTCCTGGAACTTGGTTGGAGAGTTGTTCAAGACTCGTTCGACGGAATCAATAGCGAAGACTATGAATGGGACAACATGTTTACAGGAACAGCAGGTATTAAATTCGGCCTTGGCGGAAAACAGAACTTCACTCCTGCCGAATTGATGGACTACAACCTGATTAACGACCTGAACAGCCAGATCAACAGACTGCGCGCTGAAAACGAAGAACTCAGACTCAGACCAGAATCTTGTCCAGAATGTCCTGAAGTACAGCCAACAGTTATTTCAGAAGGAGTTTATGTTCCCAACGTTGTGTTCTTCCGTATCAACTCTTCCAAGATTGATAAGGGACAGCAGGTGAGCGTTTACAATACTGCTGAATATCTAAAAGCAAACGAAAATGCAAAGGTTAACATAGTTGCATACGCTGACAAACAAACAGGTACTCCTGAATACAACTTCGCACTTTCTGAAAGACGTGCAAGAGCGGTTGCCGATGCGTTAACCAACGAATACGGAATCGACAGCGATCGCATCTCTATTGACTGGAAGGGTGATACCCAACAGCCATATGCAGAAAACGACTGGAACCGTGTTGCAATTTTCTTTGTTGAGTAA
- a CDS encoding bifunctional UDP-N-acetylmuramoyl-tripeptide:D-alanyl-D-alanine ligase/alanine racemase, which produces MTYKIQQIASILNVSHDKLHPAGISVLLTDSRKLTHPSETLFFALVTKNNDAHAFVRELYDSGVRNFVVSKHLDEWDNFTDANFLQVKNSLRALQKIAAYHRSRFDIPVIGITGSNGKTIVKEWLYQLLEKNYNIVRSPRSYNSQVGVPLSVWQLDKEAGLGIFEAGISMPDEMELLEPVIKPTIGVLTKIGEAHQENFTSLQHKCMEKLELFTNCDVFIYDEDNELVSRCVDLMVLSQKAFSWSRKNRDAHLYISDIKKKDETTAINYSFLDLDESFVIPFTDEASIENAINCLAVALYLHVSPIEISSRMLTLEPVAMRLDVRKGKKECLVINDAYNSDINSIKIALDFQQQRKMDRPLKKTVILSDILQTGVPPRTLYKKVAEMVEQSGVHKIIGIGQDLYANHDLFAIPEKSFYTTTEKFILSGEWRDFHQELILLKGARKYHFEEISLLIEERIHETMLEVNLDAVVHNFNFYKSRLQPGIKLVCMVKANGYGAGAVEIAKTLQYHRCDYLAVAVAEEGILLRSEGISLPVIVLNPEVNGFEELFSNDLEPEIYNFRILEAFIRESERRGITGYPVHLKIDTGMHRLGFLPEEIPQLTAIIKAQKGLKVNSVFSHLSASESWVFDDFTHQQMATFDNAAEEIEKALGHHFYKHILNSAGMERFPANNWEMARLGIGLYGVSASGLDGLRNVSTLKTTILQIKQIPSNETIGYGRKEKLDKDARIATIRFGYADGLDRQFGNRKGKVLINGHFAPIVGNVCMDLCMVDVTDIPANEGDEVVLFGEGLGVVELAESIGTIPYEILTSISPRVKRVYIKE; this is translated from the coding sequence ATGACTTATAAAATTCAACAAATAGCTTCTATACTGAACGTGTCGCACGATAAGTTGCATCCAGCCGGAATTTCAGTACTTCTTACCGATAGCAGAAAACTGACACATCCTTCTGAAACACTTTTTTTTGCACTTGTAACTAAAAACAATGATGCTCATGCTTTCGTCAGGGAGCTGTATGATTCAGGTGTACGTAATTTTGTCGTTTCAAAACATCTGGATGAATGGGACAATTTTACTGATGCAAATTTTCTGCAGGTGAAAAACAGCTTACGGGCACTACAGAAGATTGCAGCGTATCACAGATCCCGGTTCGACATACCTGTTATAGGTATTACAGGAAGTAACGGAAAAACTATAGTGAAAGAGTGGCTTTATCAACTGTTGGAAAAAAATTACAATATTGTACGCTCACCAAGGAGCTACAACTCACAAGTAGGTGTGCCATTATCTGTTTGGCAACTGGATAAAGAGGCTGGACTTGGCATTTTTGAAGCCGGGATATCTATGCCTGATGAGATGGAACTGCTGGAACCGGTTATCAAGCCTACTATAGGTGTGTTGACAAAGATAGGAGAAGCGCATCAGGAAAATTTTACTTCTCTACAGCACAAATGTATGGAGAAGCTTGAGCTTTTTACCAATTGCGATGTGTTTATTTATGATGAAGACAATGAATTGGTGTCGCGTTGCGTAGACCTGATGGTGCTCTCTCAGAAGGCTTTTTCTTGGTCCAGAAAAAACAGGGACGCGCATCTGTATATTTCTGATATTAAGAAAAAAGATGAAACAACTGCAATCAACTATTCATTTCTTGATTTAGACGAATCATTTGTTATCCCGTTCACAGATGAAGCATCAATAGAGAATGCCATCAATTGCCTTGCCGTAGCCTTGTACCTGCATGTATCACCAATTGAAATATCCTCAAGGATGCTTACTCTTGAGCCGGTTGCCATGCGCCTTGATGTTAGGAAAGGCAAGAAAGAGTGCCTTGTAATCAATGATGCATATAACTCTGATATTAATTCTATCAAGATTGCTCTAGATTTTCAGCAGCAGCGAAAGATGGACCGTCCTTTGAAAAAGACAGTGATTCTTTCGGATATTCTACAGACCGGGGTTCCGCCAAGAACGCTATATAAAAAAGTGGCTGAAATGGTAGAACAGAGCGGCGTTCATAAAATAATAGGAATAGGACAGGATCTTTATGCTAATCACGATCTTTTTGCGATACCCGAAAAATCGTTCTATACCACAACCGAAAAGTTTATTCTTTCCGGTGAATGGAGGGATTTTCATCAGGAGCTTATTCTTCTTAAAGGTGCCCGTAAATACCATTTCGAAGAGATAAGTTTGCTTATTGAGGAACGTATCCATGAAACAATGCTGGAGGTGAATCTTGATGCAGTTGTTCATAATTTCAATTTCTACAAATCGCGATTGCAACCCGGCATCAAGCTTGTATGCATGGTTAAGGCAAACGGATATGGGGCAGGAGCAGTGGAGATAGCCAAAACACTTCAGTATCACCGTTGCGACTATCTTGCGGTAGCTGTAGCCGAAGAGGGTATTTTGCTCAGAAGCGAAGGAATTTCATTGCCTGTCATAGTGCTTAATCCCGAAGTGAACGGTTTTGAGGAACTCTTTTCTAATGACCTCGAGCCGGAAATATATAATTTTCGCATTCTTGAAGCTTTTATCAGAGAGTCTGAGCGAAGAGGGATCACCGGTTATCCGGTACACCTTAAAATTGATACAGGTATGCACCGTTTGGGATTTCTCCCAGAGGAGATACCTCAACTGACTGCTATCATCAAGGCCCAGAAAGGGCTGAAAGTAAACTCAGTATTCTCTCATTTGTCTGCCAGCGAAAGTTGGGTTTTCGATGATTTTACACATCAGCAGATGGCAACATTCGACAATGCTGCAGAAGAGATTGAAAAGGCACTAGGCCATCATTTTTACAAACATATTCTTAACTCTGCAGGGATGGAACGTTTTCCTGCAAACAATTGGGAAATGGCCCGGCTAGGAATAGGATTGTACGGGGTAAGCGCAAGCGGGCTTGACGGACTTAGAAATGTAAGTACCCTTAAGACAACCATACTTCAGATAAAACAGATTCCTTCAAATGAGACTATCGGTTATGGAAGAAAGGAGAAACTAGACAAAGATGCACGTATTGCCACCATACGCTTCGGTTATGCTGACGGGCTAGACAGACAGTTCGGTAACCGTAAGGGAAAAGTTCTTATAAACGGCCATTTTGCACCTATTGTAGGAAATGTGTGCATGGACCTGTGTATGGTTGATGTAACAGATATACCTGCCAACGAGGGAGATGAAGTTGTATTGTTTGGTGAGGGGCTTGGCGTTGTTGAACTTGCAGAAAGCATTGGTACCATTCCTTATGAGATTCTTACCTCTATCTCTCCGCGTGTTAAGCGAGTTTATATAAAGGAGTAA
- a CDS encoding GSCFA domain-containing protein, with protein MDFRTRIQITEPDIFIKHSTELMLFGSCFSENIGIKLLQNKFKADVNPFGILYNPFSVSNSIKRLISGEHFSERDLVCYNGMYHSFMHHGHFSDTDKQVCLEKIMERFERAAGIIRNAGLFLITFGTAYIYKWKDNGMLVSNCHKFPACRFQRSRLQVEEIVEEWNEVITQILSINPDSKFIFTVSPVRHWKDGAHENQVSKSILHLAVDSLRNGFAGSVYYFPAYEVMIDELRDYRFYEDDMIHPSPFAIDYIWHLFAEAFFSCETREVNREWEQIRKAIFHRPLHPTARSYKMFLEQTLQKLELFSDRHPEIECEEERALLKEKLYRS; from the coding sequence ATGGATTTTAGAACACGCATACAGATCACGGAACCGGATATCTTCATAAAGCATTCTACAGAATTGATGCTTTTCGGATCCTGTTTTTCTGAAAATATCGGCATTAAGCTTTTACAGAATAAGTTTAAGGCAGATGTAAATCCGTTCGGTATTTTGTATAATCCGTTTTCTGTTTCCAATTCGATAAAAAGATTGATCTCGGGTGAACATTTTTCTGAGAGAGACCTTGTTTGCTATAATGGCATGTATCACAGCTTCATGCATCACGGCCATTTTTCAGATACGGATAAACAAGTGTGCCTTGAAAAAATCATGGAGCGATTTGAGAGAGCAGCAGGCATTATTCGTAATGCAGGGCTCTTCCTGATCACTTTTGGAACTGCCTATATATACAAATGGAAAGATAATGGTATGCTCGTGAGTAACTGCCATAAATTTCCTGCGTGCAGATTTCAGAGGTCCCGCCTTCAGGTAGAGGAGATTGTGGAAGAGTGGAACGAAGTTATTACTCAAATTTTATCCATCAATCCCGATTCAAAATTTATTTTTACCGTTAGCCCCGTGCGACACTGGAAAGATGGTGCACATGAGAACCAGGTCAGCAAATCCATTTTGCATTTGGCTGTTGACTCTCTTAGGAATGGCTTCGCTGGTAGTGTGTACTATTTTCCAGCTTATGAGGTGATGATAGATGAACTACGGGATTATAGGTTTTATGAAGATGACATGATCCATCCGTCACCTTTTGCGATAGACTATATCTGGCATCTTTTTGCTGAGGCTTTTTTCTCTTGCGAGACACGCGAAGTGAACAGAGAGTGGGAGCAGATAAGAAAGGCAATTTTCCATCGGCCCTTGCATCCCACTGCCAGATCATATAAGATGTTTTTAGAACAGACATTACAAAAACTGGAGCTTTTTTCAGATCGTCATCCTGAGATCGAATGCGAAGAAGAGAGGGCTCTATTAAAAGAAAAATTATACAGATCATGA
- a CDS encoding class I SAM-dependent rRNA methyltransferase, producing MNSYKEIVLRPGKEESLKRFHPWIFSGAIGSKPIGLEEGEVVRVLASDGSSMGVGHYQIGSIAVRMLSFNDEQINEQFYMGRLENAFMIRRELNLIRSDNNTFRLVHGEGDHLPGLIIDIYGNTAVVQAHSVGIHRDIGLITDALNQVMPSGTLKNIFYKSEGTLPYKAGLYPEDRYLSGGEDVSDTAMENGLKFHIDWLKGQKTGFFIDQRENRNLLEQYSKNRTLLNMFCYTGGFSVYALRGGAVKVDSVDSSSKAVSLTGKNVSLNFGDDRRHNSCAADAFKYLKQIKNGEYDLIVLDPPAFAKHRGAVNNALQGYKKLNLSALEKIAPGGIVFTFSCSQVITKEQFRLAVFSAAAISGRKVRILHQLTQPADHPINIYHPEGEYLKGLVLQVD from the coding sequence CAATTGGCAGTAAGCCAATCGGACTGGAAGAAGGAGAGGTGGTTCGGGTATTGGCATCAGATGGAAGCAGCATGGGAGTGGGGCATTATCAGATAGGCAGTATTGCAGTGCGCATGTTATCATTTAATGATGAGCAGATAAATGAGCAGTTTTACATGGGCAGGCTGGAAAATGCTTTCATGATTAGAAGAGAATTGAACCTGATAAGGTCTGATAACAACACTTTCAGGCTGGTGCATGGAGAGGGTGACCACCTCCCCGGGCTTATAATAGATATTTATGGCAATACTGCAGTAGTTCAGGCACATTCTGTAGGGATACACAGAGATATTGGCCTCATCACGGATGCTTTAAATCAGGTTATGCCTTCAGGTACGCTGAAAAATATATTCTACAAGTCAGAAGGGACACTGCCTTACAAAGCCGGATTATATCCGGAGGACAGGTATTTGTCAGGAGGTGAGGATGTAAGCGATACTGCAATGGAGAATGGATTGAAATTTCATATAGACTGGCTCAAAGGACAGAAAACCGGTTTTTTCATTGATCAGCGCGAAAACCGGAATCTACTGGAGCAGTACTCAAAAAACAGGACCCTGTTAAACATGTTCTGCTATACAGGGGGCTTCTCGGTTTACGCTTTAAGGGGAGGGGCAGTAAAAGTTGACTCCGTGGACAGCTCTTCAAAAGCGGTATCGCTTACCGGCAAGAATGTCTCTTTAAATTTTGGTGATGATAGGCGTCATAACTCATGTGCTGCCGATGCCTTTAAGTATCTGAAACAAATTAAGAATGGCGAATACGACCTTATTGTGCTGGATCCTCCAGCTTTTGCAAAACATCGGGGAGCTGTAAATAACGCTTTGCAGGGATATAAAAAGCTGAATCTTTCTGCACTGGAGAAAATAGCCCCCGGAGGAATTGTTTTTACATTCTCCTGCTCGCAGGTAATTACGAAAGAGCAGTTCCGCCTGGCTGTGTTCTCCGCTGCAGCTATATCTGGACGGAAAGTGCGTATCCTGCATCAACTTACCCAGCCAGCAGACCATCCCATAAATATATATCATCCCGAAGGAGAGTATCTGAAAGGATTGGTCCTTCAGGTAGATTAA